From the genome of Motilibacter peucedani, one region includes:
- a CDS encoding Bcr/CflA family efflux MFS transporter codes for MPQSTAPVQPRLPAPVPAAAAQQALPLRLLVVIGTMTMLPALAIDAYLPALPTIAPDLGTTHAGAALSLTSCMAGLAVGQLVAGPLSDRYGRRPPLLVGLLGFVLSSALCALAWSGASLLVFRLLQGLLGSATCVGAAVVRDRARDADAARAFSLLTLITGAGPVLAPVLGAQALRCVPWRGIFVGLAVLGAVSLAVVARWLPETLDRAHRREAGLQATLRAFGRLARMRGFMTYLAAGSLANCAVFAYLAGSAFALQDGYGLSAQQYSSVVGLNALGVVATGSLNAPLVGRFDPRALLLVGLVGSVASGVVVLAAVLLHAPLACVLAGLFGLLVATGLVRPNCGALGLSAQDGAAGSAVALSGFVGWVSGGLTAPLVGAVDGGSAASMATVLLASSAGALLCVVLPGRRARS; via the coding sequence GTGCCGCAGTCCACCGCCCCTGTCCAGCCCCGCCTCCCGGCCCCGGTCCCGGCCGCGGCCGCGCAGCAGGCGCTGCCGCTGCGCCTGCTCGTGGTCATCGGCACGATGACGATGCTGCCGGCGCTGGCCATCGACGCGTACCTCCCTGCGCTGCCCACGATCGCGCCCGACCTCGGCACCACCCACGCCGGCGCGGCGCTCTCGCTGACCTCCTGCATGGCCGGGCTGGCCGTCGGCCAGCTGGTGGCCGGCCCGCTGAGCGACCGCTACGGGCGCCGCCCGCCGCTGCTGGTGGGGCTGCTCGGCTTCGTGCTGTCGTCGGCGCTGTGCGCGCTGGCCTGGTCCGGCGCCTCCCTGCTCGTCTTCCGCCTCCTGCAGGGCCTGCTCGGCTCCGCCACCTGCGTCGGCGCGGCGGTCGTGCGCGACCGTGCCCGGGACGCCGACGCCGCGCGGGCGTTCTCGCTGCTCACGCTGATCACCGGCGCGGGCCCGGTCCTCGCGCCGGTGCTCGGTGCGCAGGCGCTGCGCTGCGTGCCCTGGCGCGGGATCTTCGTCGGGCTGGCTGTGCTCGGCGCCGTGTCGCTGGCGGTGGTGGCGCGCTGGCTGCCGGAGACCCTCGACCGGGCCCACCGCCGCGAGGCGGGCCTGCAGGCGACGCTGCGCGCGTTCGGCCGGCTGGCCCGGATGCGCGGGTTCATGACCTACCTCGCCGCCGGCTCCCTGGCCAACTGCGCGGTCTTCGCCTACCTCGCAGGGTCGGCGTTCGCGCTGCAGGACGGCTACGGCCTCTCGGCGCAGCAGTACTCCTCCGTCGTCGGTCTCAACGCGCTCGGCGTCGTGGCCACGGGCTCGCTGAACGCCCCCCTCGTCGGCCGCTTCGACCCCCGCGCGCTGCTGCTCGTCGGCCTCGTCGGGAGCGTCGCCTCGGGCGTCGTCGTGCTGGCGGCCGTGCTGCTGCACGCGCCGCTCGCCTGCGTCCTCGCCGGGCTGTTCGGCCTGCTCGTCGCGACCGGTCTGGTGCGGCCCAACTGCGGCGCCCTGGGCCTCAGCGCCCAGGACGGCGCCGCCGGCTCCGCGGTCGCGCTGAGCGGCTTCGTCGGCTGGGTCAGCGGCGGGCTCACCGCGCCGCTGGTCGGGGCGGTCGACGGCGGCAGCGCCGCCTCCATGGCCACCGTGCTGCTGGCCAGCTCGGCGGGCGCCCTGCTGTGCGTCGTGCTGCCGGGACGACGCGCGCGGAGCTGA
- a CDS encoding acetyl/propionyl/methylcrotonyl-CoA carboxylase subunit alpha → MRKVLIANRGEIAVRVARACRDAGIASVAVYAIPDRDAMHVRIADEAYSLEGSTPGESYLDIAKLLRIAEQSGADAVHPGYGFLSENADFAEAVIGAGLTWVGPPPNAIRSLGDKVTARHIAEKVGAPLVPGTPDPVPNAAAVVDFARQNGLPIAIKAAFGGGGRGMKVARTMEEIPELYDSAVREAVTAFGRGECFVERYLDRPRHVETQCLADAHGGVVVVSTRDCSLQRRHQKVVEEAPAPFLSAEQNATLYSASKAILREAGYVGAGTCEFLVGTDGTISFLEVNTRLQVEHPVSEEVSGIDLVLEQFRLAEGEPLGYDDPEVRGHSIEFRVNGEDPSRNWLPAPGRVTRWRPPSGPGVRLDTGVAKNSEVSGAFDSLLCKLVVTGATREQAIGRARRALAEFQIEGLPTALPFHRAVLQAPDFTDEPFRVHTRWIETEARLDLDAYAGPHVFPDGQADREHVVVEVGGKRLEVVIPEWVTAGAASVASASGRVRPRVRRGRSASSGTPAVASGDAVTAPMQGTIVKVAVEDGQQVAEGDLIVVLEAMKMEQPLTAPKAGVVTGLSASVGDTVASGAKICDVTTP, encoded by the coding sequence TTGCGCAAGGTCCTGATCGCCAACCGCGGCGAGATCGCCGTCCGGGTCGCCCGCGCCTGCCGCGACGCCGGCATCGCCAGCGTCGCCGTCTACGCGATCCCCGACCGCGACGCCATGCACGTGCGCATCGCCGACGAGGCCTACTCCCTCGAGGGCAGCACGCCCGGCGAGTCCTACCTCGACATCGCCAAGCTGCTGCGCATCGCCGAGCAGAGCGGTGCCGACGCCGTGCACCCGGGCTACGGCTTCCTCTCCGAGAACGCCGACTTCGCCGAGGCCGTCATCGGCGCAGGGCTCACCTGGGTCGGGCCGCCGCCGAACGCCATCCGCTCCCTCGGCGACAAGGTCACCGCCCGCCACATCGCCGAGAAGGTCGGTGCACCCCTGGTGCCCGGCACGCCCGACCCGGTGCCCAACGCCGCGGCGGTCGTTGACTTCGCCCGTCAGAACGGCCTCCCGATCGCCATCAAGGCGGCCTTCGGCGGAGGCGGGCGCGGGATGAAGGTCGCGCGCACGATGGAGGAGATCCCCGAGCTCTACGACTCCGCCGTCCGCGAGGCCGTCACGGCGTTCGGGCGCGGCGAGTGCTTCGTCGAGCGCTACCTCGACCGGCCGCGCCACGTCGAGACCCAGTGCCTCGCCGACGCCCACGGCGGCGTGGTGGTCGTCAGCACGCGCGACTGCTCGCTCCAGCGCCGTCACCAGAAGGTCGTCGAGGAGGCGCCCGCGCCGTTCCTGTCGGCCGAGCAGAACGCGACGCTCTACTCCGCGTCGAAGGCGATCCTGCGCGAGGCGGGCTACGTCGGCGCCGGCACCTGCGAGTTCCTCGTCGGCACCGACGGCACCATCTCCTTCCTCGAGGTCAACACCCGCCTGCAGGTGGAGCACCCGGTGTCGGAGGAGGTCTCCGGCATCGACCTCGTGCTCGAGCAGTTCCGGCTGGCCGAGGGCGAGCCGCTCGGCTACGACGACCCCGAGGTCCGCGGGCACTCCATCGAGTTCCGCGTCAACGGCGAGGACCCCTCCAGGAACTGGCTGCCCGCGCCCGGCCGCGTGACCCGCTGGCGCCCGCCGAGCGGCCCGGGCGTGCGCCTCGACACCGGCGTGGCGAAGAACTCCGAGGTCAGCGGCGCCTTCGACTCGCTGCTGTGCAAGCTCGTCGTCACCGGGGCCACCCGCGAGCAGGCGATCGGCCGCGCCCGCCGGGCGCTGGCGGAGTTCCAGATCGAGGGCCTGCCCACCGCGCTGCCGTTCCACCGCGCGGTGCTGCAGGCGCCCGACTTCACCGACGAGCCCTTCCGCGTCCACACCCGCTGGATCGAGACCGAGGCGCGGCTCGACCTCGACGCCTACGCCGGCCCGCACGTCTTCCCCGACGGCCAGGCCGACCGCGAGCACGTGGTCGTCGAGGTCGGCGGCAAGCGCCTCGAGGTCGTCATCCCCGAGTGGGTGACCGCCGGTGCCGCCTCGGTCGCGTCGGCGAGCGGGCGGGTGCGCCCACGCGTACGCCGTGGCCGGTCCGCCTCGAGCGGCACCCCGGCCGTCGCGAGCGGCGACGCCGTCACGGCGCCGATGCAGGGCACCATCGTCAAGGTCGCGGTCGAGGACGGCCAGCAGGTCGCCGAGGGCGACCTGATCGTCGTGCTCGAGGCCATGAAGATGGAGCAGCCGCTCACCGCCCCGAAGGCGGGCGTCGTCACCGGGCTCAGCGCCTCGGTCGGCGACACCGTCGCCAGCGGTGCGAAGATCTGCGACGTGACGACGCCCTAG
- a CDS encoding ABC transporter ATP-binding protein gives MTDAAPALSCVSVGKRFGDVLALDDVSLKIRAPATGLLGANGAGKSTLMKVALGLLVPEHGQVRVLGLDAATMRDEVRRRVGYMPEHNCLPTDMSAQDLCVHIAQLRGLSRRDARRRASEVLFAVGLEEERRRSIDTYSLGMRQRTKLAQALVHGPDLVVLDEPTSGLDPAGRREMLAIVRRLSRELRMSVLVSSHVLDDIEQTCDEVVVLRAGRLAAQQAVEAAPRTGPVSLRVTGELGSFAAALNEAGVPTYPTPAGDIGIAVAGDDVLRLVQQVAVEREVGILRLADEGDRLEDAVVAAMSPTAGAPLGAPEGATA, from the coding sequence ATGACAGATGCCGCCCCCGCGCTGAGCTGCGTGTCGGTGGGCAAGCGCTTCGGCGACGTGCTGGCGCTCGACGACGTGAGCCTCAAGATCCGGGCGCCGGCGACCGGCCTGCTGGGCGCCAACGGCGCCGGCAAGTCGACGCTGATGAAGGTCGCGCTCGGCCTGCTGGTGCCCGAGCACGGCCAGGTGCGCGTGCTGGGCCTCGACGCCGCCACCATGCGCGACGAGGTCCGCCGCCGCGTCGGCTACATGCCCGAGCACAACTGCCTGCCCACCGACATGTCGGCCCAGGACCTCTGCGTCCACATCGCCCAGCTGCGCGGGCTCAGCCGCCGCGACGCCCGCCGCCGCGCCTCCGAGGTGCTCTTCGCCGTCGGCCTGGAGGAGGAGCGGCGCCGGTCCATCGACACCTACTCCCTGGGCATGCGCCAGCGCACCAAGCTGGCCCAGGCCCTGGTGCACGGGCCCGACCTCGTCGTCCTCGACGAGCCGACCTCCGGCCTCGACCCGGCCGGCCGGCGCGAGATGCTCGCCATCGTGCGCCGGCTCTCGCGCGAGCTGCGGATGTCGGTGCTGGTCAGCTCCCACGTGCTCGACGACATCGAGCAGACCTGCGACGAGGTCGTCGTCCTGCGGGCCGGGCGCCTGGCCGCCCAGCAGGCGGTCGAGGCGGCACCGCGCACCGGTCCGGTGTCCCTGCGCGTGACGGGCGAGCTCGGCAGCTTCGCCGCGGCGCTCAACGAGGCCGGCGTGCCGACCTACCCGACTCCGGCCGGCGACATCGGCATCGCTGTGGCCGGCGACGACGTGCTGCGCCTGGTGCAGCAGGTGGCGGTCGAGCGCGAGGTCGGCATCCTGCGGCTGGCCGACGAGGGCGACCGCCTCGAGGACGCGGTCGTGGCGGCCATGTCACCCACCGCCGGAGCACCTCTGGGCGCACCCGAAGGAGCCACGGCATGA
- the gndA gene encoding NADP-dependent phosphogluconate dehydrogenase → MGAMADAAAGQANIGVVGLAVMGANLARNLASREGNTVAVYNRSPERTETLLREHPEAGFVASSSIEEFASSLSKPRTAIVMVQAGRGTDAVVDALVEVFEPGDIIVDGGNANFQDTIRREAALREKGLNFVGTGISGGEEGALHGPSIMPGGSAEAYETLGPILESIAAVAEGEPCVTHIGTDGAGHFVKMIHNGIEYADMQLIAESYDLLRRVGRHEPEAIADVFETWNQGELESYLIEITAQVLRQRDAKTGEPLVDVILDAAGSKGTGVWTVQNSVGLGVPVGGIAEAVFARAVSSKPDQRAAVRAAVRSRPEVQEPGEGFEDDVQRALYASKVVAYAQGFDAIVAGAKEYGWDIDKGAVARIWRGGCIIRARFLNRIVEAYAKNPGTTTLLEDEFFAGAVAEGEAAWRRIVAKAALSGIPVPGFASALSYYDSLASERLPASLIQAQRDFFGAHTYSRVDSDKVFHTLWSGDRSEIETVPSTH, encoded by the coding sequence ATGGGCGCCATGGCAGACGCAGCGGCCGGGCAGGCCAACATCGGTGTGGTAGGACTCGCGGTCATGGGGGCCAACCTCGCCCGCAACCTCGCGAGCCGCGAGGGCAACACCGTGGCGGTCTACAACCGCTCGCCCGAGCGCACCGAGACCCTGCTGCGCGAGCACCCCGAGGCGGGCTTCGTCGCGTCCTCGAGCATCGAGGAGTTCGCGTCCTCGCTGAGCAAGCCGCGCACCGCGATCGTCATGGTGCAGGCCGGGCGCGGCACCGACGCGGTGGTCGACGCCCTGGTCGAGGTCTTCGAGCCGGGCGACATCATCGTCGACGGCGGCAACGCCAACTTCCAGGACACCATCCGGCGCGAGGCCGCCCTGCGCGAGAAGGGGCTGAACTTCGTCGGCACCGGCATCTCGGGCGGCGAGGAGGGCGCGCTGCACGGGCCCTCGATCATGCCGGGCGGCTCCGCCGAGGCCTACGAGACGCTGGGCCCCATCCTCGAGTCGATCGCTGCGGTCGCCGAGGGCGAGCCGTGCGTCACCCACATCGGCACCGACGGCGCCGGCCACTTCGTCAAGATGATCCACAACGGCATCGAGTACGCCGACATGCAGCTGATCGCCGAGTCCTACGACCTGCTGCGGCGGGTCGGCCGCCACGAGCCGGAGGCGATCGCCGACGTCTTCGAGACGTGGAACCAGGGCGAGCTCGAGAGCTACCTCATCGAGATCACCGCGCAGGTGCTGCGCCAGCGCGACGCGAAGACCGGCGAGCCGCTCGTCGACGTCATCCTCGACGCTGCGGGCTCCAAGGGCACCGGCGTCTGGACCGTGCAGAACTCCGTCGGGCTCGGCGTGCCGGTCGGCGGCATCGCCGAGGCGGTCTTCGCCCGCGCGGTGTCGAGCAAGCCCGACCAGCGGGCGGCCGTGCGCGCCGCGGTCCGCAGCCGGCCCGAGGTGCAGGAGCCCGGCGAGGGGTTCGAGGACGACGTGCAGCGCGCGCTCTACGCCTCGAAGGTCGTGGCCTACGCCCAGGGCTTCGACGCGATCGTCGCCGGCGCGAAGGAGTACGGCTGGGACATCGACAAGGGCGCCGTCGCCCGCATCTGGCGCGGCGGCTGCATCATCCGCGCGCGGTTCCTCAACCGCATCGTCGAGGCCTACGCCAAGAACCCGGGCACCACGACGCTGCTCGAGGACGAGTTCTTCGCCGGCGCGGTGGCCGAGGGCGAGGCGGCGTGGCGCCGCATCGTCGCCAAGGCAGCGCTGTCGGGCATCCCCGTGCCCGGCTTCGCCTCCGCGCTGAGCTACTACGACTCGCTCGCCTCCGAGCGGCTGCCGGCCTCGCTCATCCAGGCGCAGCGCGACTTCTTCGGCGCCCACACCTACTCGCGCGTCGACAGCGACAAGGTCTTCCACACGCTGTGGTCGGGCGACCGGAGCGAGATCGAGACGGTGCCCTCGACGCACTAG
- a CDS encoding ABC transporter permease produces MSAGTSIGTDKPQAVIHDVRYSRFEGQLRPRRSAVLALARSSALRALGIRRSAGAKIWPFLLVAAAFAPAVVSVGVPLLLNEVGVKGPLDVLKYSDSVDMLTPILIAYAASTVPSLLTRERRDGVLSLYFSTAVSPGEYVVGKVLAAVAVLSLVTFFPLLLMLVGGIVVADSPVSYARHHGSDWGKVLLVGLVVSLFHAAIGLGLGSLTARRVFAVGGYVALMLVPTVLFGVLFAITSSRGFLALVLAGVPPRLAEVVFGDQTGVDTTQVPPTGACWVVWALVVVAGFGTMVLRYRKGAAT; encoded by the coding sequence ATGAGCGCCGGCACGAGCATCGGCACCGACAAGCCGCAGGCGGTGATCCACGACGTCCGCTACTCCCGCTTCGAGGGCCAGCTGCGCCCCCGCCGCTCGGCGGTGCTCGCGCTCGCCCGCTCGTCGGCTCTTCGCGCGCTGGGCATCCGGCGCAGCGCCGGGGCGAAGATCTGGCCGTTCCTGCTCGTCGCGGCGGCGTTCGCGCCGGCGGTCGTCTCGGTCGGCGTGCCGCTGCTGCTCAACGAGGTCGGCGTCAAGGGCCCGCTCGACGTCCTGAAGTACTCCGACTCCGTCGACATGCTCACCCCGATCCTCATCGCCTACGCCGCGAGCACGGTCCCCTCGCTACTCACCCGCGAGCGCCGCGACGGCGTGCTCTCGCTCTACTTCTCGACGGCGGTCTCGCCCGGCGAGTACGTCGTCGGCAAGGTGCTCGCTGCCGTGGCGGTGCTCTCGCTGGTGACGTTCTTCCCGCTGCTGCTCATGCTGGTGGGCGGCATCGTCGTGGCCGACTCGCCCGTCTCCTACGCCCGCCACCACGGCAGCGACTGGGGCAAGGTGCTGCTCGTCGGGCTGGTGGTCAGCCTCTTCCACGCCGCGATCGGCCTCGGGCTCGGCTCGCTCACCGCGCGACGGGTCTTCGCGGTGGGCGGCTACGTCGCGCTGATGCTCGTGCCGACCGTGCTGTTCGGGGTGCTGTTCGCGATCACCAGCTCCCGAGGTTTCCTCGCCCTGGTGCTCGCCGGGGTGCCGCCGCGGCTCGCCGAGGTCGTCTTCGGCGACCAGACGGGCGTGGACACCACCCAGGTGCCGCCGACCGGCGCGTGCTGGGTGGTCTGGGCGCTGGTCGTGGTGGCCGGCTTCGGCACCATGGTCCTGCGCTACCGCAAGGGGGCCGCGACGTGA
- a CDS encoding ABC transporter permease yields the protein MFGLGLRALLFRSRTIALALLPLVVGAICAALAFSAQQSDLERVYPRLGADLFVSQLVALVALVLGVNAFDDERDSGTLPLLLATSTPRWRIVGAKLVAAWVATVLISLPGLVGCALLGSQAGLSTGEVWGSLFGALLLSAAGYVAVFVLLSLLTARSLLIGLGYVVVWEGSFATYVKSLRNLSIGSFGRRLIGSLYPDKGIPFKVADVGVTGAVVVLVAVSAVAAVLAVRRLPHVDATASGAG from the coding sequence ATGTTCGGACTGGGCCTGCGGGCCCTGCTCTTCCGCAGCCGCACGATCGCGCTGGCCCTGCTGCCCCTGGTCGTCGGCGCTATCTGCGCGGCCCTGGCCTTCTCGGCGCAGCAGTCCGACCTCGAGCGCGTCTACCCGCGCCTCGGTGCCGACCTGTTCGTCTCCCAGCTGGTCGCGCTTGTCGCGCTGGTGCTCGGGGTCAACGCCTTCGACGACGAGCGCGACAGCGGCACCCTGCCGCTCCTGCTCGCCACCTCGACGCCGCGCTGGCGCATCGTCGGCGCCAAGCTCGTGGCGGCCTGGGTCGCGACGGTGCTCATCTCGCTGCCCGGGCTGGTCGGCTGCGCGCTGCTGGGCTCGCAGGCGGGGCTGTCCACCGGGGAGGTGTGGGGGAGCCTGTTCGGGGCCCTGCTGCTGAGCGCCGCCGGCTACGTCGCGGTCTTCGTGCTGCTCTCGCTGCTGACGGCGCGCAGCCTGCTCATCGGCCTGGGCTACGTGGTGGTCTGGGAGGGCTCGTTCGCGACCTACGTGAAGTCGCTGCGCAACCTCTCGATCGGGTCGTTCGGGCGCCGGCTGATCGGGTCGCTCTACCCGGACAAGGGCATCCCGTTCAAGGTCGCCGACGTCGGGGTGACCGGCGCGGTCGTCGTGCTGGTGGCGGTCTCGGCCGTCGCCGCGGTGCTGGCGGTGCGGCGGCTGCCGCACGTCGACGCGACCGCCTCCGGTGCCGGCTGA
- a CDS encoding MFS transporter gives MPADPAGRRALVCLAAAVFLLGTADAMTGAYLVLFGFDEVGLSPVAIGVLSSTGALASIVASSRAGRGFDRRPSRAYALGAVAAGAVGYAAVSVTRSYAVLLLLVLLPLGALGAAFPQLFALARLVLGDGEAGQRSAPLLRSVWSLAWALGPLLGALVLHASGYTALFAVAAAVLALTAVVVLGVPEPASAAPPSPEGDGAEGAVLVAGARVAVLASSVTLFFTAMFAGSVALPIYVTHGGAHGADFVGLLFSACAAVEVVAALALAAAPARVSQRALITGSTVAFAAYFAVTASTHDATVLLLAQVLRGTGIAVVGAAGIRFFQDLLAPATARATTLFSNATIAGSLVSGVLAGGSVSAVGARPTLALCGLLALVSATVFALASRPARRAAPRPA, from the coding sequence GTGCCGGCTGACCCCGCCGGACGGCGGGCCCTCGTCTGCCTCGCTGCGGCGGTCTTCCTGCTGGGGACCGCCGACGCGATGACCGGGGCCTACCTCGTGCTGTTCGGCTTCGACGAGGTCGGCCTCTCGCCGGTGGCCATCGGCGTGCTGTCCTCGACCGGCGCGCTGGCGTCGATCGTCGCCAGCTCGCGCGCCGGCCGCGGGTTCGACCGGAGGCCGTCACGCGCGTACGCGCTCGGTGCCGTCGCCGCGGGCGCGGTGGGCTACGCAGCGGTGAGCGTGACGCGGTCGTACGCGGTGCTCCTCCTGCTCGTGCTGCTGCCCCTCGGGGCCCTGGGCGCCGCGTTCCCGCAGCTGTTCGCGCTCGCCCGGCTGGTGCTCGGGGACGGCGAGGCGGGGCAGCGCTCGGCGCCGCTGCTGCGCTCGGTGTGGTCGCTCGCCTGGGCGCTGGGGCCGCTGCTGGGCGCGCTCGTCCTGCACGCGAGCGGCTACACCGCGCTGTTCGCGGTCGCCGCGGCGGTGCTGGCGCTCACCGCGGTCGTGGTGCTAGGGGTACCAGAGCCTGCCTCCGCTGCCCCGCCGTCGCCGGAGGGGGACGGCGCGGAGGGTGCCGTGCTGGTCGCCGGCGCGCGCGTCGCGGTGCTCGCCTCCAGCGTCACGCTGTTCTTCACCGCGATGTTCGCGGGCTCCGTGGCGCTGCCGATCTACGTCACCCACGGCGGGGCGCACGGCGCCGACTTCGTCGGGCTGCTGTTCAGCGCGTGCGCCGCGGTGGAGGTCGTCGCCGCACTGGCGCTCGCAGCGGCACCGGCGCGGGTCTCCCAACGGGCGCTCATCACCGGATCGACGGTCGCGTTCGCCGCCTACTTCGCCGTGACGGCGAGCACGCACGACGCCACGGTGCTGCTGCTCGCGCAGGTGCTGCGCGGCACGGGCATCGCCGTGGTGGGAGCGGCCGGCATCCGGTTCTTCCAGGACCTGCTCGCGCCCGCCACGGCGCGCGCCACGACGCTGTTCTCGAACGCCACCATCGCCGGCTCGCTGGTCTCCGGCGTGCTGGCCGGTGGCTCGGTGAGCGCGGTGGGCGCGCGGCCGACGCTGGCGCTGTGCGGCCTGCTCGCGCTGGTGTCGGCCACGGTGTTCGCCCTCGCCTCGCGGCCGGCGCGCCGGGCCGCCCCCCGCCCGGCCTAG
- a CDS encoding Maf family protein — protein sequence MASSPGTVRLVLASASPARLATLRAAGVEPEVQVSGVDESLVSGPPAELALELATRKARAVAAQRTDAYVVGCDSVLELDGAALGKPRDLDDARERWRAMRGRSGVLHTGHCVVAPGGAQLARGARTTVHFAAVTDDEVEAYLATREPLAVAGAFTLDGLGGAYVTGVDGDPHNVVGISLPLLRELFMALGVPWHALWSSPAAGPRG from the coding sequence GTGGCATCCTCCCCGGGCACCGTGCGCCTCGTCCTCGCCTCCGCCTCGCCGGCTCGGCTGGCCACCCTGCGCGCCGCGGGCGTCGAGCCGGAGGTGCAGGTGAGCGGCGTCGACGAGTCGCTGGTGAGCGGCCCGCCCGCCGAGCTGGCCCTGGAGCTCGCCACCCGCAAGGCCCGCGCGGTGGCGGCGCAGCGCACCGACGCGTACGTCGTCGGCTGCGACTCGGTCCTCGAGCTCGACGGCGCGGCGCTGGGCAAGCCGCGCGACCTCGACGACGCGCGCGAGCGCTGGCGCGCGATGCGCGGGCGCTCCGGGGTGCTGCACACCGGGCACTGCGTCGTGGCGCCCGGCGGCGCGCAGCTGGCGCGCGGCGCCCGCACGACGGTGCACTTCGCCGCCGTCACCGACGACGAGGTCGAGGCCTATCTCGCCACGCGCGAGCCGCTCGCGGTGGCGGGCGCGTTCACGCTCGACGGGCTCGGCGGCGCCTACGTCACGGGCGTCGACGGCGACCCGCACAACGTCGTCGGCATCAGCCTGCCGCTGCTGCGCGAGCTGTTCATGGCGCTCGGCGTGCCGTGGCACGCGCTGTGGTCGTCGCCCGCAGCGGGGCCGCGCGGCTAG
- a CDS encoding ABC transporter ATP-binding protein gives MSAAVEFDRVSKWYGDTVALSDVSFALQPGVTGLLGHNGAGKSTTLSLLAGYTDVSQGSVRVLGRDPRRDPKVHEGLGVVPDSEGLWPFLTARQTVTMLASQRGVQDAGEAATLALARVGLSDAADRKVQGFSKGMRQRVKLAQALAHDPEVLLLDEPLNGLDPAQRRLDVELVRKLGAEGRTVLVSSHVLTEVERMADRLLVVVNGRLVAEGTGAGIRDLMTDRPRSVRIDTDDPRRLGGVLLAEGVVNSVELEDGVLTVQTLQAIRLATRLPALATDAGVLLRRVEPQGEDLESVFSALTSSARGVGR, from the coding sequence GTGAGCGCCGCTGTCGAGTTCGACCGGGTGTCGAAGTGGTACGGCGACACCGTCGCGCTCTCGGACGTGTCGTTCGCGCTCCAGCCGGGCGTCACCGGCCTGCTCGGCCACAACGGCGCCGGCAAGTCGACGACCCTGTCGCTGCTGGCGGGCTACACCGACGTCAGCCAGGGCAGTGTCCGCGTGCTCGGGCGCGACCCGCGCCGCGACCCGAAGGTGCACGAGGGCCTCGGCGTGGTGCCCGACTCCGAGGGCCTCTGGCCCTTCCTCACCGCCCGGCAGACCGTGACGATGCTGGCCAGCCAGCGCGGGGTGCAGGACGCGGGCGAGGCGGCGACGCTGGCGCTCGCGCGGGTGGGGCTCAGCGACGCCGCCGACCGCAAGGTGCAGGGGTTCTCCAAGGGCATGCGCCAGCGGGTGAAGCTGGCGCAGGCGCTGGCCCACGACCCCGAGGTGCTGCTCCTCGACGAGCCGCTCAACGGGCTCGACCCGGCCCAGCGCCGGCTCGACGTCGAGCTCGTGCGCAAGCTCGGCGCCGAGGGCCGCACGGTGCTGGTCTCCTCGCACGTGCTGACCGAGGTCGAGCGCATGGCCGACCGCCTGCTGGTCGTGGTCAACGGCCGGCTGGTGGCCGAGGGCACGGGCGCGGGCATCCGCGACCTGATGACCGACCGGCCGCGCAGCGTACGCATCGACACCGACGACCCCCGCCGCCTCGGCGGGGTGCTGCTCGCCGAGGGCGTCGTGAACTCGGTCGAGCTCGAGGACGGAGTGCTCACGGTGCAGACCCTCCAGGCCATCCGGCTGGCGACCCGGCTGCCGGCCCTCGCCACCGACGCCGGCGTGCTCCTGCGCCGCGTCGAGCCGCAGGGCGAGGACCTCGAGAGCGTCTTCTCGGCGCTCACCTCCTCCGCGAGGGGGGTCGGCCGGTGA